ATTGGGCGAGTCCCTGACTACTGGCAAGCTATTCGCAGTGTGCTGAAGGGAGAAGTCCGTAATGTTGCTATCCCCGGCAAGCAAGTCAAACCAGGGATTTACACCGGCCTGAATGTAGCGATCGACTGGGACTCGGTGGAAATTGAAGGCCCAGTTTACATCGGTGGCATGACCCGCATTGAAGAAGGAGTGCGGATTGTCGGGCCTGCAATGATTGGTCCCAACTGCCACATTTGCAAGGGAGCCACGATCGAAAACAGCGTGATTTTTGAATATTCACGCTTGGGATCCGGCGTCCGCCTCGTCGATAAGTTGGTCTTTGGTCGCTACTGCGTCGATCGCAATGGCAACGCCATCGACGTTCAAGCTGCTGCCTTGGACTGGCTGATTACCGATGCACGGCGCGTGGAACCAGTCCAACCCTCAGCGGAGCACCAGGCGATCGCAGAACTTCTTGGCAGCAATGTTCTGCCCTAGGGTGATCGCTGGATCTCTTTCGTTAGCCCTCTCTGGAATGCGGATAGAATCAGCAGCATTGGCACAGAGAACCCACATGCTGCAGCAATTGATTGCTTGGACGCTTGTTTTGGTGCTGGGAATCAGTAGTGCTGCCCAAGCCTCAACACTGGAAGAGCTGTACCAAGTGGCGATGGAAGCCAGCTATCGCGGCGAATTTGTCAAAGCGGAGCAACTCTGGAGCGAGGCGATCGCGATCGCCCCAGACAATGCTGCTCTCTGGAGCAACCGCGGCAATGTGCGAGTCAGCCAGAACCATTTGCAAGAGGCGATCGCCGATTACGACGAATCGGTTCGGCTAGCCCCAACGGCGCCTGACCCCTACCTGAATCGCGGCACGGCTTGGGAAGGATTGCGGGAATGGGACAAGGCGATCGCAGACTATGAGCAGGTGTTGCAACTTGCACCCGAAGATGCTGCTGCTCACAACAATCTGGGCAATGTGCGATCGAGTCTGGGTGAGTATGAGCAGGCCCTTGCCGAGTTTGAAACGGCAAGTCGATTGGCACCGGGCTTTGCTTTTGCCTCCGCCAATGTCGCCCTGACGTTATTCCAGCTCGATCGCGTGCCAGAAGCACTGCAACGGATGCGATCGCTGGTGCGCAAGTATCCGAACTTTGCTGACATGCGAGCCGCTCTAACAGCAGTACTTTGGCAGGAGGGTCAGCGCGGTGAAGCCGAAAGCAACTGGGTCGCGGTCATGGGACTCGATTCCCGCTATCGAGATCTGACCTGGGTGCGCCAAATTCGCCGTTGGCCACCCGCTGCAGTCACTGCCCTTGAGCAGTTCCTTGCCTTGCAATAGAAGCAAGAATGCCAAGATAGAAAAGCTGATCCTCAGTCCGGCGATCGCCGTTGCTAGTCTGCCCTGTGCTTGATCGAATTCGTGAGGTTACGACGCGTCTTGAACCGCGTCTTTTAGAAATTCGCCGCCATCTCCATGCCCACCCCGAGTTAAGCGGCCATGAACACCAAACCGCTGCCTATGTCGCCGGTGTTCTTTCGTCTTGTGGCCTACAAGTCCGCGAGGGGGTTGGGCGTACTGGGGTTGTGGGGGATTTAATTGGGTCCGGCCGCGATCGTCGCTGTTTGGCACTGCGTACCGATATGGACGCCCTGCCAATTGAGGAGCAAACCAATCTCCCCTTTGCCTCTCGTCAGCAGGGCATCATGCACGCCTGTGGACACGATCTCCACACGACCTTAGGCTTGGGAGCTGCAATGGTTCTGAGCGAGCTAGGTGAGCCACTGCCCGGAACTGTTCGCTGGCTGTTTCAGCCCGCTGAAGAAATTGCCCAAGGTGCCCGCTGGATGGTAGAAGCCCAAGCCCTTGAAGGCGTCGATGCCATTCTGGGTGTGCATGTCTTCCCCTCGATTCCTGCCGGCACAATTGGCATTCGCTATGGAGCGCTAACAGCTGCTGCGGACGATCTGGAAATCGTCATCCAGGGAGAATCAGGACATGGAGCCCGTCCCCACGAAGCAAAGGATGCGATTTGGATCGCCGCGCAGATTATTACGATGCTGCAGCAGGCGATTAGCCGCACACAAAACCCTCTACGGCCAGTGGTCTTAACCATTGGGCAAATTCAAGGAGGTCGTGCTGCCAATGTGATTGCCGATCGCGTCCGACTCCTCGGCACCGTCCGATCGCTTCACCCTGAAACCCATGCAGGCTTACCTGACTGGATCGAAAGCATTATTGCCAGTATTTGTAAAACCTACGATGCTCACTACGAATTTCACTATCGTCGTGGGGTTCCATCCGTGCAAAACGATGAAGCCCTGACCCGTTTGGTTGAGGCAGCAGCGATCGAGGCATGGGGAAATGCTGCAGTTGAACAAATTCCTGAACCGTCTTTAGGAGCTGAAGATTTCTCAGTCTATTTAGAGCAAGTTCCAGGCATGATGTTTCGTCTTGGCGTGGGCTATCCAGATCGACACAACCCACCGCTCCATCATCCGCAATTTGAGATTGATGAACGGGCTTTAACCGTTGGCGTTGTGACATTAGCTCACAGTATTTGGCGTTATTGGCAACCAGGATCTCACTGACGGCGATCTCCAGCAGGCATCTCATCCTCTTTCCCTGAGAAATGCTGAGATTAGCGAGTCACTTTGCAAAAAGGACTGACGCAACCCAACATTTCCACAAGACAAAAGCCTCCCCAAAACTTGGAGAGGCTTCTTGCCATCGCTATGGATGAATAGCCACTAACTCAGTTGCTGTCTGAGTCGCAGTTGCTTATTCTTCAGACTCGTCGTCGCTGCCGTTGACAGGGACAAGACGAATTTGACGACGACCCAACTTGATTTCAAACTCGTCGCCGACCTGTAGGTTCAGCTGCTTGGTGTAAGCTGATCCAATCAAGAGATTACCGTTGCTCTGCACACGAACAGTGTAGCTAGGGTGACGACCCTTGCGCGGAGCTGCTTCATCAAAAGCAACGCCTTTGGAAGCTAGGAGAGCTTCATAGAACGCCGTAAAGTTAATGCGTTCGCGGCCAGTTTTGGTAATTGAGTAGTAACCGCAGGCTTTTGCCGTTTCTGAACGACTGGCGTTACCAAGTTCTTTCAGTCGTGATAGCAATGCTTTACCGGTCAGTGGCGTGATTGATGTCATTTCGACATTTTGTGATTCTCAACTAAAATCAATCTATCACAGCAATCATCACAAATGGAAATACCGAATTAATTATCCTCCTTACAAATGGGAGTACTTTCTCAGACCTCCACGGAACTCTTTTCAGCGATCGCCACTGATCGGCTCTCGGGTTACCAGTCTCTAGCCCGAAGAAATCAACAGTTTTGAGAGTAGGTGGCCGGCAGAAATGATGAGGTTGAGAAAATGGTAGGGGAGCGTCTCGACTGATACAGGCTGAGGCGTATTCATCGCCTTAACAACACAGCTAGCCTTGGTATTATCGACAAAGAATCAGTAAAGACCCTTGCAGGATCTCCAGATCAGCCAGTTCAGTTAGCCGTCAAAATCTTCTGAAGCTGACCAGTTTATATCAACAGCCTGGCCGGGCTTGCAGTAGGTGATAAGCGAAGAGAGCAGTAAAAACATAAGTATTAAAGGACAATCGCCAGAATTGTAGAGCGATCGCATCCGTTCTCTAGAATAGGCCGTCCTAGCGTGGTATCTCACAGAGTCGACGTGTGATTCCCCATCGTCATAACCGGCATTCAGCGACTTTTGAGTCAGCGCCCGTGGCTTGATCAACCAGCATTCCAGATACTCTAAAAGTATAAAACCGCTGAGTTGCTTCCAGAAAAGAACTCAGCGGTCGCTTGACTGCTGCTGCCAGAAGATACCTCAGTATCGACTGACTACGTCACTGATCAGGGCTGAGGCGGATTTGCCGGGCGTAGAGGCCGAAGAGGGGTCAGTCGAGGCGGAGTCAAGGCTGGCGTCTGACTAGCACTGGGGAGTGGCCGAGGAGTCACAGGTTGCTGCAAGGAAGAAGGTGATGGATTGACCGGTGAGCTCACACTAGGCGGAGTAACTGCCGCACTGGGTCTAGGTTGTGCTCCTTGCAAGGCCATACCTGGCGGCACTTGATCGGTCACGAGGTAAATATGGCCGAGAGGGGTCCCACTAAAAGTACGACGCCCCAACCGCCAACCCGGCTGAAGTTCTAACTTGGCAAAGCCAGAGGACTCTCCATTGGCTTTCGCAATCACCAGTTCAGGACCACTGCGGAAAGCCTGACCGACCAACAGCATTTGTCCATTACGACGAACGATACTGAGGCGATAGTTCAGCCCCAGGTCAACACCAGCAATTCGTAGCGAGTAGCCGTTACTGTCAATCTTGCGATCGCAAATTCCCGAAAAGTTGAACGATAGTAGCAGCGGGTCAATACGCGTGGGCGTCTCAGGAATCACAGACCAGCAGGGCCGAGTGTTTTTGACTTGCTCAATGATTAACAGCTGGTGGCGACTGCCGTTGCCGATCGGTGAAGCAACCAAGACAAACTTGCTTTGATCAACTTCAATTTGCCCAAATTGAGAGGCTCGTGCCTGAGGTGCTAGGGGTAAGAAGCTTGTCAGCAGGGTGCCGGCTAGCGCCGCTAGGGGCAAGAAGAAAAGATTTCGCATGGATGCCTCGTATTGCACAAGCACGGAACGACAGAAAACAACAGGCAGCAACTACATCAATTGGCTCAGGGACGGGGCAAACAATGGCAAGTTCCACGACCAGTTGCAGAAGTGTCTGTGACCAGATGGGCTCAAGGCTGAGCAGCACGAACAGCGGCTAAAAAGGAACCGATCGCGATTGGAATGCTGAGGCCGAGGATACTACCAGTCACGAGAGATCCAAGTTGGGGAGCCCCTGAGGTCAGTTCAAACACAGACCCAACGGCTGCGATCGCAGCGATACAGGACAGACCGAGAAATAGGGAGCTTTTGGGAGTACCAACCATCGAACGCATCCGGCACTAGGCATTTGCGCTTGCAGGATAGCAGGCTCGCCTCCAGACATCTAGTCCCAGTTTGCGGAAGAGAACGGCTCTAGCGTGACTGCGTGACAGGGCGAACAGCCTGGACGGCAAACCCCTTTTTGTCGAGGGCCTCGTTCAGCTCCAGACGGTTTTCGACGCGATCGACAAAGAGAACGCCGTTGAGGTGATCCATCTCATGTTGGATACAGCGCGCGAGCAAACCATCAGCCACCAAGCGTTGGGGGCGACCGTTCTCATCCTTGTAGGAAACCTCAACGATTTCTGGCCGCTCTACGTCCAGATAGACGCCGGGAATACTCAAGCAGCCTTCTTGGCACTGCTCTAAATCACCGCTAGTGCGCTCGATTTTGGGATTGATCAAGACGAGGGGGGGAGCTTGCTCGTCCTCCGGCTCTAGATCAATCACGATCAATTGTTTGTGGATACCCACTTGAGGGGCAGCCAAGCCAATACCGTCGGCGCTATACATGGTCTGCAGCATCTGCCGAATCGTTTGCCGCAGTTCGTCGTCAATTCGGCTGATGCGTTTGGCCGGTTGCCGCAGGACGCGATCGCCGAGATAGTGCAAGTCAAGCGGAGGCTTCGCCAGTTTCTTCTTGGCAACTTGAATGGCGACAGCAGCGGTCATAACTCTTACATCAGCGGCTTGCTCAATCTTAACGAAGCGATCGCAATTCAGATGAACCGCTCTTTAAAGTCGCAGCCAACGATCGTTAAAATCGGCCCATTCCTCCTTGAATTTGCATGATCGCTGATTGGCGTACTTGGCCAGCGGTTGTCCGATGGCTGCTGATCGCACCATTGGTCGCTCTCAATTTTTGGCTCCTACAGCAGTTGCTGAATTGGCTGCAACCGTTGACCAATATGGTCTTAGTGGCGGCCTTGGTGGCGTTCATTCTCGACTTGCCCGTGCGCTGGTTGGTTCAACGCCGCCTACCGCGATCGCTGGCTCTGTTGATGGTCCTAGGCGTTGGCATTCTGTTGATCACGGCTTTAGTCACTTGGCTATTGCCCAGACTCTTGGCTGAAGTCAATGTGTTGACGCAGTCGCTACCCCATTGGTACGACGCAGCCAAATTGGAAGTTTTGCAGTTCGAAGCTTGGACGCTGTCCATTAATTTGCCCCTGGATTGGGTCAGCTTCTTTCAGCGAGCGGTGACGGAAATCACTGACCTTGCTGAGACGCTCAGCACACAGCTTTTGAGCTTCACCCTAGAGTTTTTTGACGGAGCGCTCAATTTCCTAATTACAGTAGTGTTGACGCTCTTCCTATTGGTCTATGGCGAGGAAGTCAGCGGGACGGTCCTGAGTCGTCTGCCTGCCCCTTGGCGCGATCGCCTGGCGAGTGGTTTGCGCCAAAAGTTCCAAGCCTTTCTGGGTGGTGAGCTGATCATTGCCAGCCTTTATAGTGTGCTGCTGCTCATCGCCTTCAGTCTGCTCAAAATCCCCTTTTCCTTACTCCTGGCCTTGACACTGGGCATCGGCAGTCTTGTCCCCTTTGTTGACATCCTGCTAGTCATCAGCCTGTCCGTCGTTCTTTTGTTTCAAGACCCGGCGATCGCGGCCAAGCTGTTCACTACCGTCTTTCTGCTTGGGCAAATCAATGACAACTTGATTGAGCCCCGCTTGATGGGCCAAATCATCGGCCTCAATCCGGTCTGGATCCTTCTCTCAGTGCTGCTGGGTCTCAAGGTTTTTGGCGTTGTTGGCCTCTTTATCGCCGTGCCGTTAGCCAGTCTGGCTAGTGATTGGGTCAACGACTGGACATCAGCATCTGCTTTCACGCCAAGAGCCCAGGATGCGGCTGTTTCCGGGGTAAAACTGCCCTGATCATTGACCGCAGCGCAGCGCGATCGCTGCTAAATTACAGCGAGCTGTTCTTGCACCCTATTGCTCTGCCATGACTCGAAAACGTGCCCTCATCACTGGTGTCACTGGTCAGGATGGGGCCTATCTAGCAGAGCTTCTCCTCAAAAAAGGCTATGAGGTTCATGGCATCAAACGCCGAGCCTCGCTATTCAACACCGATCGCATTGATCACCTTTACGAAGATCCCCACGTTGATGATCGGCGCTTCATTCTCCACTACGGTGATCTGACTGATTCCACCAATCTGATCCGGATTGTCCAGCAGGTTCAACCCCACGAAATCTATAACCTTGGGGCCCAGAGCCATGTTCAGGTGTCCTTTGACAGTCCTGAATACACGGCTAATGCTGATGGCCTCG
The sequence above is a segment of the Synechococcus elongatus PCC 11801 genome. Coding sequences within it:
- a CDS encoding DUF3747 domain-containing protein gives rise to the protein MRNLFFLPLAALAGTLLTSFLPLAPQARASQFGQIEVDQSKFVLVASPIGNGSRHQLLIIEQVKNTRPCWSVIPETPTRIDPLLLSFNFSGICDRKIDSNGYSLRIAGVDLGLNYRLSIVRRNGQMLLVGQAFRSGPELVIAKANGESSGFAKLELQPGWRLGRRTFSGTPLGHIYLVTDQVPPGMALQGAQPRPSAAVTPPSVSSPVNPSPSSLQQPVTPRPLPSASQTPALTPPRLTPLRPLRPANPPQP
- a CDS encoding AbrB family transcriptional regulator codes for the protein MTSITPLTGKALLSRLKELGNASRSETAKACGYYSITKTGRERINFTAFYEALLASKGVAFDEAAPRKGRHPSYTVRVQSNGNLLIGSAYTKQLNLQVGDEFEIKLGRRQIRLVPVNGSDDESEE
- a CDS encoding M20 family metallopeptidase, with the translated sequence MLDRIREVTTRLEPRLLEIRRHLHAHPELSGHEHQTAAYVAGVLSSCGLQVREGVGRTGVVGDLIGSGRDRRCLALRTDMDALPIEEQTNLPFASRQQGIMHACGHDLHTTLGLGAAMVLSELGEPLPGTVRWLFQPAEEIAQGARWMVEAQALEGVDAILGVHVFPSIPAGTIGIRYGALTAAADDLEIVIQGESGHGARPHEAKDAIWIAAQIITMLQQAISRTQNPLRPVVLTIGQIQGGRAANVIADRVRLLGTVRSLHPETHAGLPDWIESIIASICKTYDAHYEFHYRRGVPSVQNDEALTRLVEAAAIEAWGNAAVEQIPEPSLGAEDFSVYLEQVPGMMFRLGVGYPDRHNPPLHHPQFEIDERALTVGVVTLAHSIWRYWQPGSH
- the def gene encoding peptide deformylase, with amino-acid sequence MTAAVAIQVAKKKLAKPPLDLHYLGDRVLRQPAKRISRIDDELRQTIRQMLQTMYSADGIGLAAPQVGIHKQLIVIDLEPEDEQAPPLVLINPKIERTSGDLEQCQEGCLSIPGVYLDVERPEIVEVSYKDENGRPQRLVADGLLARCIQHEMDHLNGVLFVDRVENRLELNEALDKKGFAVQAVRPVTQSR
- a CDS encoding AI-2E family transporter, whose protein sequence is MIADWRTWPAVVRWLLIAPLVALNFWLLQQLLNWLQPLTNMVLVAALVAFILDLPVRWLVQRRLPRSLALLMVLGVGILLITALVTWLLPRLLAEVNVLTQSLPHWYDAAKLEVLQFEAWTLSINLPLDWVSFFQRAVTEITDLAETLSTQLLSFTLEFFDGALNFLITVVLTLFLLVYGEEVSGTVLSRLPAPWRDRLASGLRQKFQAFLGGELIIASLYSVLLLIAFSLLKIPFSLLLALTLGIGSLVPFVDILLVISLSVVLLFQDPAIAAKLFTTVFLLGQINDNLIEPRLMGQIIGLNPVWILLSVLLGLKVFGVVGLFIAVPLASLASDWVNDWTSASAFTPRAQDAAVSGVKLP
- a CDS encoding tetratricopeptide repeat protein yields the protein MRIESAALAQRTHMLQQLIAWTLVLVLGISSAAQASTLEELYQVAMEASYRGEFVKAEQLWSEAIAIAPDNAALWSNRGNVRVSQNHLQEAIADYDESVRLAPTAPDPYLNRGTAWEGLREWDKAIADYEQVLQLAPEDAAAHNNLGNVRSSLGEYEQALAEFETASRLAPGFAFASANVALTLFQLDRVPEALQRMRSLVRKYPNFADMRAALTAVLWQEGQRGEAESNWVAVMGLDSRYRDLTWVRQIRRWPPAAVTALEQFLALQ